The Bacteroidales bacterium DNA segment TCCAACAATTCATCTCCCAAAACTATGGAATCAGAGACAAAGAATTCGTACTATACCGAATCTCTAAATACTTCTCTTAGCACCTCAAAAAAAGAAATAACCAAAAATCACCAGTCACATGAATTTACCGTTATGTTTGCTATCTTAAACGATGATTCGCAATTCTTAAAAAAATGGATTCAATTTACAGTATTTCAAATCTACAGTTCATCTGGTACATATTCGGGGTAATTACAAACAGTTAAACCTGGTTTTTTCAGGTAAAACCGTTTTTTTTTATCCAATCTCCCACTTTTTACTGGCTATAGAAAAGATATTCAATTTGATATTGGAGTTGCTAAATTATTAATTACCAAATTTTTATCCTATGAAAATTAAAAAATGTACACTGTTGATGGTGTTTGTGACTTCGTTTTTAATGGTTTCAGCGCAGGGGGTAAGCGTTGAGCCGAATACAAACATTAAGGTACTTGCGGGTACCACACTGAAGGTTGCAGGTGGCGACCTGCTTTTAAAATCGGATGCCACCGGCGATGCAACGGTAATTGCCTTTGGCTCGGTGACCCATGGCGCCGGCGGCAAAGCCATTGTGCAACGGTACATGCCCGGCGATGCAAATGCCTGGCACATGATCAGCGCACCGGTAAACGCCATGGCCATTACAGCCAGCGACTGGGCGCCTGATACCGATGAAGACCTCTACCTCTGGTACGAGCCATCACCGGGAATCTGGGTAAACTTTAAAAACCAATCTTCGGGCAACAGCGGCGATCTGCCCTATTTTGATGTGGCAAATGGCGGCAATAATTTTAACACAGGGCAAGGCTACATTGCCAACTACCACACCGCCGACCTCACCAAAAATTTCGAGAGCAGCGGGCTGAACACCGGCGACATCGACATCACCCTGAACAAAAGCGGGATTAAAAGCTGGGATTGGAGCGCAGGCCTGAACCTGATCGGAAATCCTTATGCCTCAGGACTTGACTGGAGTGAAGTAGTCAAAGAAGGTATTGTCAGCGAAGTGTGGGCACAGGTTTATAATGCCAACAAAGACGGCGGTGCAGGCTACGAGCCCGTAAACGGACCCATCGCCTCCGGGCAGGGCTTCTTCGTTCAGGCGGTTAACAATGAAGGGGTGCTGGCGTTACAGCCCTCACAGCAGGTGCATGCCACTACCCAAAATTTCATGAAACAGGGAGAAGATAAATTGATATTGCGTCTGGCAGGGGGAGCATACTTTGACGAAACAACGATTTTGCTCAACGAAGCCTCGGCGCCGGAACATGATTTTTTTGATGCTTCCAAATATTTCAGTTTCGACCCGCAGGTACCGCAGCTTTATTCACTGGCCACCGATGGCTGGAATCTGGCAATCAACTCGATGGATGCCATATCGGAAGCCACGGTTGTTCCGCTCTCCATAAAAGTGGAGGGAAGCAGCATCATGTCTGTTCAACTCACCGAAACAGAAGGCACATTTGAGGGGCAGGAAATCATCTTGCACGATGTCCTCACCAATACGCTGCACAAACTCAGTGAAGAGCCCACCTACAACTTCATGGCAAATGCCGGTGACAACCCCGACCGCTTTTTGTTGAAGTTTGGGTCGGTGGGCATTGAAGATTTGTCCGGCAATGATGAGCTAAACGCCTGGATGCTATACAACCTGCTCTACATCCTCAATCCCGATACTCCCAAAGCAACGGTTGAGCTTTACAACCTCCAGGGGCAGGTGATTGTGCGCAAAGTGATCGGGCAGGGACTGCAAAGCATCCCTGTAAAGGTTGCCACCGGAATTTACATGGTGGTGATGCGGACTAACCACACGGTGGCCATGCGGAAATTATTTATTCAACAATAACCAAAAAAGAAATAGGATGAAAACAATACTAAAATTTGTCACGATAGCTGTGTTCTTCATGATGTTACATTGCGGATTGGATGCCTTTGGGCAGAATCCGCCACCACCGCCCCCGGGTGGCGGTGGCGCAGGTGGCGCCGGCAATGTGCCCGGCGGCGGTACACCAATAGGGAGTGGTATAACCATTATGTTACTCCTGGGTGCAGCATACGGAAGCAACAAACTTTTACAATTAAACAAAAATGAAAACAACAATTAATATTCAAGTAATCACAAATAAAAATTTTGACAAAATGAAAAATTTCAAACTTTTATTCTTAGCGCTAACTATGTTAGCAAGCTACACCCTAACAGCACAAGTAGCGATCACCACCGATGGCAGCGATCCCGATGGTTCGGCCATGCTGGATGTAAAAAGTACAGATAAGGGAATGCTGCCCCCGCGTATGACTGAAGCCCAGCGCGATGCTATCGAAAGTCCGGCCACAGGTTTAATGATTTACAACACCACCACCAATTCGCTTGATTTTTTTAACACTGTAAAATGGATTTCAATTACCGAAACCGGTATTGTAGCACAAAACCTGCCGCCCGTAGCTTCTAATGTAAGCTTTAGCGGAACTTTAGAAGTAGGCGAAACCCTCACCGGCGACTATACCTACAGCGATGAAGAAGATGATTTGGAAGGTACAAGCACCTTCAAATGGTACCGTGCAGATGATATATCGGGGACAAACCAGGTGGAAATTGGTGGTGCCAACGCACTCACTTACCAGCCTGTTACAGCCGATGCTGAAAAATATATTTCATTCACTGTAATCCCTGTAGCTCAAACTGGAGAAACAACAGGTGAAGCTGTAATATCAAATTACCAGGGCGGGGTTTTCGCTTGTGGTATAAGCCAAATAACCGACATTGATGAAAATGACTACAATACATTGCAAATAGGCACCCAATGCTGGATGAAGGAAAACCTGAATGTGGGTGTAATGATTCATTCCACAACCGGTGGTACAAACAGCGATGGTAAACAAACAGATAACAGCACCTTAGAAAAGTACTGCTATTCTAACAATACTACAAACTGCAATACTTATGGTGGCCTTTACCAGTGGAATGAAATGAT contains these protein-coding regions:
- a CDS encoding T9SS type A sorting domain-containing protein, which translates into the protein MKIKKCTLLMVFVTSFLMVSAQGVSVEPNTNIKVLAGTTLKVAGGDLLLKSDATGDATVIAFGSVTHGAGGKAIVQRYMPGDANAWHMISAPVNAMAITASDWAPDTDEDLYLWYEPSPGIWVNFKNQSSGNSGDLPYFDVANGGNNFNTGQGYIANYHTADLTKNFESSGLNTGDIDITLNKSGIKSWDWSAGLNLIGNPYASGLDWSEVVKEGIVSEVWAQVYNANKDGGAGYEPVNGPIASGQGFFVQAVNNEGVLALQPSQQVHATTQNFMKQGEDKLILRLAGGAYFDETTILLNEASAPEHDFFDASKYFSFDPQVPQLYSLATDGWNLAINSMDAISEATVVPLSIKVEGSSIMSVQLTETEGTFEGQEIILHDVLTNTLHKLSEEPTYNFMANAGDNPDRFLLKFGSVGIEDLSGNDELNAWMLYNLLYILNPDTPKATVELYNLQGQVIVRKVIGQGLQSIPVKVATGIYMVVMRTNHTVAMRKLFIQQ
- a CDS encoding fibrobacter succinogenes major paralogous domain-containing protein, encoding MKNFKLLFLALTMLASYTLTAQVAITTDGSDPDGSAMLDVKSTDKGMLPPRMTEAQRDAIESPATGLMIYNTTTNSLDFFNTVKWISITETGIVAQNLPPVASNVSFSGTLEVGETLTGDYTYSDEEDDLEGTSTFKWYRADDISGTNQVEIGGANALTYQPVTADAEKYISFTVIPVAQTGETTGEAVISNYQGGVFACGISQITDIDENDYNTLQIGTQCWMKENLNVGVMIHSTTGGTNSDGKQTDNSTLEKYCYSNNTTNCNTYGGLYQWNEMMQYVNIEGAQGICPEGWHIPTDGEWTDLTTYVSNQAEYLCNDNTSYIAKALSVDLYWFNSSITCAVGNNITANNASGFTAMPSGYFQGSFNQINARSDMWSSTGTTTDAYGRTLAYNLDSPQKYTHSKSIGLSVRCLKDN